The following coding sequences are from one Sesamum indicum cultivar Zhongzhi No. 13 linkage group LG11, S_indicum_v1.0, whole genome shotgun sequence window:
- the LOC105173936 gene encoding uncharacterized protein LOC105173936 isoform X2 codes for MYKSKLQELCHRRSWELPEYTTVKNGPDHMPRFTATVNVHGEVFQTPALCRSAKDAQNTAARIAFDHFNVPSSPRLHRPLPSSSALPAVAFQFNDVSVPALPPSPEMQPVAGDLPLLTLSPQPVAGVPLPLSPLPSALPFPPPGLLAIKKDTNSKPAIEEVLQQNSEDTTDTSMVHRRAIGSHGLWAIKKDTNSKPAIEEVLQQNSEDTTDTSMVHRRAIGSHDTLHMYKNLLQQYAQKQNLGFPVYTSEAEGPPHARRFKSRVCLDGKSYETFEFFPTLKEAEQAAAKVACQMLSVDVVQEDAGLYKNLLQEFAQKKGLLCPLYETVSSGLSHRPVFVSTVEIGSDTFRGAEAKTKKLAEMNAAKVAYYALTRGCPASESSKVSSVNECVVANILPQNTQPVAMNKKHQDAPNEGPPHSTPPSNDTDLLSSQVENSTYTQPVAEQPLDNQHLHQWKTVVCPRNSSLPVPKHASVKPYSDDKWVAYRVEP; via the exons atgTACAAGAGTAAACTACAGGAGCTCTGCCACCGCCGCAGCTGGGAGTTGCCGGAGTACACCACCGTCAAGAACGGCCCCGATCACATGCCGCGCTTCACCGCCACTGTCAATGTACATGGCGAGGTGTTTCAGACTCCGGCTCTGTGCAGGTCAGCTAAGGACGCCCAAAATACTGCTGCTCGAATTGCGTTCGACCACTTCAATGTTCCTTCCTCGCCCCGCCTCCACCGACCGCTCCCTTCCTCTTCTGCTCTGCCCGCTGTTGCTTTCCAATTTAATGATGTTTCAGTCCCTGCGCTTCCTCCCTCGCCCGAAATGCAGCCAGTTGCTGGAGATCTTCCGCTTCTTACTCTTTCGCCTCAGCCAGTTGCTGGAgttcctcttcctctttcaCCACTTCCTTCTGCTCTTCCGTTTCCTCCTCCtg GACTTTTGGCTATAAAGAAGGACACCAATTCGAAACCTGCCATAGAGGAGGTACTACAGCAGAATTCTGAAGATACTACAGACACTTCTATGGTTCATAGGAGAGCGATAGGTTCCCACG GACTTTGGGCTATAAAGAAGGATACCAATTCGAAACCTGCCATAGAGGAGGTACTGCAGCAGAATTCTGAAGATACTACAGACACTTCTATGGTTCATAGGAGAGCGATAGGTTCCCATG ATACGTTGCACATGTATAAGAATCTATTGCAGCAGTATGCTCAAAAGCAAAATCTTGGTTTTCCTGTGTATACTTCTGAAGCTGAAGGTCCTCCCCATGCTCGCCGCTTCAAGTCAAGAGTTTGTTTAGACGGAAAATCATATGAgacatttgaattttttcccACACTAAAGGAAGCTGAACAAGCAGCTGCTAAAGTTGCTTGTCAGATGTTGTCTGTGGATGTGGTCCAAGAG GATGCAGGGTTATACAAAAATCTTCTACAAGAATTTGCTCAGAAAAAGGGTCTTTTATGCCCATTATATGAGACGGTCAGCTCTGGTTTGTCACACAGGCCTGTATTTGTGTCTACAGTGGAGATAGGAAGTGATACTTTTCGAGGGGCTGAAGCCAAAACCAAGAAGCTGGCAGAGATGAATGCTGCTAAAGTTGCTTACTATGCTCTTACGAGGG GTTGTCCAGCTAGTGAATCCTCGAAGGTGTCATCTGTCAATGAATGTGTTGTTGCTAATATTCTGCCACAGAATACCCAGCCGGTTGCAATGAATAAAAAGCATCAAGATGCACCAAATGAAG GTCCACCACATAGCACTCCTCCATCTAATGATACAGATTTGCTTTCTTCCCAAGTGGAGAATTCAACCTATACTCAACCTGTTGCCGAGCAACCACTTGACAACCAGCACTTGCATCAATGGAAGACTGTGGTCTGTCCGCGCAACTCAAGCTTGCCAGTACCTAAACATGCTTCCGTGAAGCCATATAGCGATGACAAGTGGGTTGCTTATAGAGTTGAGCCATGA
- the LOC105173936 gene encoding double-stranded RNA-binding protein 3-like isoform X3 translates to MYKSKLQELCHRRSWELPEYTTVKNGPDHMPRFTATVNVHGEVFQTPALCRSAKDAQNTAARIAFDHFNVPSSPRLHRPLPSSSALPAVAFQFNDVSVPALPPSPEMQPVAGDLPLLTLSPQPVAGVPLPLSPLPSALPFPPPGLLAIKKDTNSKPAIEEVLQQNSEDTTDTSMVHRRAIGSHGLWAIKKDTNSKPAIEEVLQQNSEDTTDTSMVHRRAIGSHAEGPPHARRFKSRVCLDGKSYETFEFFPTLKEAEQAAAKVACQMLSVDVVQEDAGLYKNLLQEFAQKKGLLCPLYETVSSGLSHRPVFVSTVEIGSDTFRGAEAKTKKLAEMNAAKVAYYALTRGCPASESSKVSSVNECVVANILPQNTQPVAMNKKHQDAPNEESQIHAKRAKSSPKNVNAHVPGPPHSTPPSNDTDLLSSQVENSTYTQPVAEQPLDNQHLHQWKTVVCPRNSSLPVPKHASVKPYSDDKWVAYRVEP, encoded by the exons atgTACAAGAGTAAACTACAGGAGCTCTGCCACCGCCGCAGCTGGGAGTTGCCGGAGTACACCACCGTCAAGAACGGCCCCGATCACATGCCGCGCTTCACCGCCACTGTCAATGTACATGGCGAGGTGTTTCAGACTCCGGCTCTGTGCAGGTCAGCTAAGGACGCCCAAAATACTGCTGCTCGAATTGCGTTCGACCACTTCAATGTTCCTTCCTCGCCCCGCCTCCACCGACCGCTCCCTTCCTCTTCTGCTCTGCCCGCTGTTGCTTTCCAATTTAATGATGTTTCAGTCCCTGCGCTTCCTCCCTCGCCCGAAATGCAGCCAGTTGCTGGAGATCTTCCGCTTCTTACTCTTTCGCCTCAGCCAGTTGCTGGAgttcctcttcctctttcaCCACTTCCTTCTGCTCTTCCGTTTCCTCCTCCtg GACTTTTGGCTATAAAGAAGGACACCAATTCGAAACCTGCCATAGAGGAGGTACTACAGCAGAATTCTGAAGATACTACAGACACTTCTATGGTTCATAGGAGAGCGATAGGTTCCCACG GACTTTGGGCTATAAAGAAGGATACCAATTCGAAACCTGCCATAGAGGAGGTACTGCAGCAGAATTCTGAAGATACTACAGACACTTCTATGGTTCATAGGAGAGCGATAGGTTCCCATG CTGAAGGTCCTCCCCATGCTCGCCGCTTCAAGTCAAGAGTTTGTTTAGACGGAAAATCATATGAgacatttgaattttttcccACACTAAAGGAAGCTGAACAAGCAGCTGCTAAAGTTGCTTGTCAGATGTTGTCTGTGGATGTGGTCCAAGAG GATGCAGGGTTATACAAAAATCTTCTACAAGAATTTGCTCAGAAAAAGGGTCTTTTATGCCCATTATATGAGACGGTCAGCTCTGGTTTGTCACACAGGCCTGTATTTGTGTCTACAGTGGAGATAGGAAGTGATACTTTTCGAGGGGCTGAAGCCAAAACCAAGAAGCTGGCAGAGATGAATGCTGCTAAAGTTGCTTACTATGCTCTTACGAGGG GTTGTCCAGCTAGTGAATCCTCGAAGGTGTCATCTGTCAATGAATGTGTTGTTGCTAATATTCTGCCACAGAATACCCAGCCGGTTGCAATGAATAAAAAGCATCAAGATGCACCAAATGAAG AATCTCAGATACACGCAAAAAGAGCCAAGTCTTCTCCTAAGAACGTGAATGCTCATGTGCCAGGTCCACCACATAGCACTCCTCCATCTAATGATACAGATTTGCTTTCTTCCCAAGTGGAGAATTCAACCTATACTCAACCTGTTGCCGAGCAACCACTTGACAACCAGCACTTGCATCAATGGAAGACTGTGGTCTGTCCGCGCAACTCAAGCTTGCCAGTACCTAAACATGCTTCCGTGAAGCCATATAGCGATGACAAGTGGGTTGCTTATAGAGTTGAGCCATGA
- the LOC105173936 gene encoding double-stranded RNA-binding protein 3-like isoform X1, with protein sequence MYKSKLQELCHRRSWELPEYTTVKNGPDHMPRFTATVNVHGEVFQTPALCRSAKDAQNTAARIAFDHFNVPSSPRLHRPLPSSSALPAVAFQFNDVSVPALPPSPEMQPVAGDLPLLTLSPQPVAGVPLPLSPLPSALPFPPPGLLAIKKDTNSKPAIEEVLQQNSEDTTDTSMVHRRAIGSHGLWAIKKDTNSKPAIEEVLQQNSEDTTDTSMVHRRAIGSHDTLHMYKNLLQQYAQKQNLGFPVYTSEAEGPPHARRFKSRVCLDGKSYETFEFFPTLKEAEQAAAKVACQMLSVDVVQEDAGLYKNLLQEFAQKKGLLCPLYETVSSGLSHRPVFVSTVEIGSDTFRGAEAKTKKLAEMNAAKVAYYALTRGCPASESSKVSSVNECVVANILPQNTQPVAMNKKHQDAPNEESQIHAKRAKSSPKNVNAHVPGPPHSTPPSNDTDLLSSQVENSTYTQPVAEQPLDNQHLHQWKTVVCPRNSSLPVPKHASVKPYSDDKWVAYRVEP encoded by the exons atgTACAAGAGTAAACTACAGGAGCTCTGCCACCGCCGCAGCTGGGAGTTGCCGGAGTACACCACCGTCAAGAACGGCCCCGATCACATGCCGCGCTTCACCGCCACTGTCAATGTACATGGCGAGGTGTTTCAGACTCCGGCTCTGTGCAGGTCAGCTAAGGACGCCCAAAATACTGCTGCTCGAATTGCGTTCGACCACTTCAATGTTCCTTCCTCGCCCCGCCTCCACCGACCGCTCCCTTCCTCTTCTGCTCTGCCCGCTGTTGCTTTCCAATTTAATGATGTTTCAGTCCCTGCGCTTCCTCCCTCGCCCGAAATGCAGCCAGTTGCTGGAGATCTTCCGCTTCTTACTCTTTCGCCTCAGCCAGTTGCTGGAgttcctcttcctctttcaCCACTTCCTTCTGCTCTTCCGTTTCCTCCTCCtg GACTTTTGGCTATAAAGAAGGACACCAATTCGAAACCTGCCATAGAGGAGGTACTACAGCAGAATTCTGAAGATACTACAGACACTTCTATGGTTCATAGGAGAGCGATAGGTTCCCACG GACTTTGGGCTATAAAGAAGGATACCAATTCGAAACCTGCCATAGAGGAGGTACTGCAGCAGAATTCTGAAGATACTACAGACACTTCTATGGTTCATAGGAGAGCGATAGGTTCCCATG ATACGTTGCACATGTATAAGAATCTATTGCAGCAGTATGCTCAAAAGCAAAATCTTGGTTTTCCTGTGTATACTTCTGAAGCTGAAGGTCCTCCCCATGCTCGCCGCTTCAAGTCAAGAGTTTGTTTAGACGGAAAATCATATGAgacatttgaattttttcccACACTAAAGGAAGCTGAACAAGCAGCTGCTAAAGTTGCTTGTCAGATGTTGTCTGTGGATGTGGTCCAAGAG GATGCAGGGTTATACAAAAATCTTCTACAAGAATTTGCTCAGAAAAAGGGTCTTTTATGCCCATTATATGAGACGGTCAGCTCTGGTTTGTCACACAGGCCTGTATTTGTGTCTACAGTGGAGATAGGAAGTGATACTTTTCGAGGGGCTGAAGCCAAAACCAAGAAGCTGGCAGAGATGAATGCTGCTAAAGTTGCTTACTATGCTCTTACGAGGG GTTGTCCAGCTAGTGAATCCTCGAAGGTGTCATCTGTCAATGAATGTGTTGTTGCTAATATTCTGCCACAGAATACCCAGCCGGTTGCAATGAATAAAAAGCATCAAGATGCACCAAATGAAG AATCTCAGATACACGCAAAAAGAGCCAAGTCTTCTCCTAAGAACGTGAATGCTCATGTGCCAGGTCCACCACATAGCACTCCTCCATCTAATGATACAGATTTGCTTTCTTCCCAAGTGGAGAATTCAACCTATACTCAACCTGTTGCCGAGCAACCACTTGACAACCAGCACTTGCATCAATGGAAGACTGTGGTCTGTCCGCGCAACTCAAGCTTGCCAGTACCTAAACATGCTTCCGTGAAGCCATATAGCGATGACAAGTGGGTTGCTTATAGAGTTGAGCCATGA